The Sphingobacterium lactis sequence CCATGGTACCAAGGTCCCATAACCAGGATGGAGTTGTTTTTCTTGTTGCGCTGTTCAATTTGTTTGTAGGTTTCGAATGCGCCATAGGTATCTTCCGCATCGAAGAGTCCTCCCACCACCATAACAGCTGGTTTTACGGCATTGAGGTGTTCGGTGATGGTTCTGGCCATCCAAAAGGTATCACGCGTGGTGTGCTTCTCCAAATTGTTCCAGAATTTCACGGTGTGGGATAGATAATCGTTCTTCAAGCCGGAAAGGGTAGGATTGTCCATAAAGAATTTATAGAGATCCTTGGAAGGGAGAGTAAATCCTTTTGGGCCTTCCTCGTTGGTAATCGGTTTTGGCCGTGGTGCATCAAAGATATACATGAAACGGAATGCATCGGTCAAGAACAGTGCTCCGCCATGGCGAAAATCATCGCCGATGAACCAGTCGGTTACCGGTGCCTGCGGCGAAACGGCTTTCAATGCAGGATGGCTGTCGATTAGACTGGCGGTAGAATAGAATCCTGGGTAGGAAATACCATACATGCCCACTTTACCGTTGTTGTTTTTCAGGTTCTTTACCAACCAGTCGATGGTGTCATACGTATCTGTGCTTTCGTCGATTTTATGGCCATTCTCCTTCGTTTTGGTCGGGCGGATATCGTCAAAGGTACCCTCACTCATCCACTTCCCGCGTACATCCTGATAGACAAAAATATATCCTTTTTTCATCATTTCGGGGAAATTTCCCAAGCTCTGTTTGAACTTGTCGGCACCATAGGGTGCCACGGTGTATGGCGTACGATTCAACAGGATCGGATAGCTTTTTGATTTATCCTTTGGCATATAGATCGAGGTAAATAGACGTGTTCCGTCGCGCATGGTAATATACTGTTCGATCTTGTCATAATTTGCCTTTACATAATCGGCATTGTCCTGTTGGGCCCAACTTTGCATCATCGCAAAAAAGAAGAGGAGGCAAAGGGTAAGTAATTTTTTCATTTGTTAGGTTTTTTGCTAGATTAACTTTACTAAAGTTAGGCTTTTTACTTAATTTAGAACAACAAATTTATACATGATGAGCATAAAAGAAGGATTTTTAGTGGAGTTGGAAAGAGAGACCAACAACACGAAAAGAATATTGGACCGTCTAAAGGATGAAGATCTGAATTTCAAACCACACGAGAAATCGATGGCCCTTGGTGAGCTCGCGGGCCATGTGGTGGAATTGCACAACTGGGTTTCTGGCGCATTGACAAGAAACGACTTTAACCTTGCGACAGATTATACGCCTTTCCGTCCGAGTACGGTTGCCGAACTGAAATCAGCCTTAGAGGAAGGCTACAAAAAAAATGAGCAGACCCTGGATCAATTTCCGGAAGAAGAATGGTTTACCAAATGGACCATGCGCGTAGATAATTATGTGATCGGTGAAATGCCGAAATTAGGTGCTTTGCGCTTTGTGATTACAAATCACCTGATCCATCACCGTGGGCAATTGGTGGTTTATCTTCGTTTGTTGGATATCCCGGTACCGGGACTGTACGGTCCTTCCGCAGACGAACAGAAGTAGTCTTTACATTTTAAAAAATATAAGGGCAAGCCAAACAGGGTTTGCCTTTTTTATTCTTTGATTTTTAAGTACTTGTGCATGAATTGGAATAATTTTTCAATTTTCATGTAATACATTGGGCAGTGAATCTGTCTTGTTAATAAATAGCGATAGAATGATGAACCAAGAAACCTTTAAAGCCACGGTATTTGTCCTGAAGGACAAGCTTTACCGTTTTGCGAATCGGTTTTTGGAACATCAGGAAGACGCTTACGATCTGGTGCAGGAGGTGATGCTTAAACTGTGGGAGCAGCGGGGTCAATTGACACAGTTGAAGAGCGTGGAGGGGTTTGCGATGCAGATGGTCAGGAATATGGCATACAACCGGATCGATCGGTTGGGAAGGCAGGCGAAATACCTGAGTCAGTTGCCGCCTGACATACAGCGTGAGGAGTATCCCTCGCTCACCCGGGAGCTGGTGCTGAAGATGATCGATGCACTCCCGGAAAAGCAAAGGCTCGTCATGTACCTCCGCGATATCGAAGAATATGAAGTCGCCGATATTGCCGAACTGACGAATCTGGAGGAAAATGCCGTGCGGGTCAACCTTTCCAGAGCTAGAAATACCGTAAAAGTAAACTTGACTAAAGTTTTTGACTATGAAAAACGAAGAATTGGATAAGCTGAAAGCAAAATACTGGGCAGGAAAAACCAGTATAGCAGAGGAGCGCAGGTTGAAGGAGCTGGAAGCTGATGCCTACTTCGGCATGCTCCAAAAACCGGATAGCAAGATGGACTGGGATTTCGATGACTTTATGCAGGATCTTCCGGAAGAAGAACTTGCGCAGCCAAAGGATAAGGTGCGGACCCTGCCGGGAAGGATGATAGCCCTGTTGGCAATTGCCGCTTCGCTGATCTTGGGATTCTTCCTCCTCCGGCCTCAAAATGGTGCTGAAAGCGATTTGAACACCGCTAGAATCGCACAAGCACAGCCACAAATCGAACCTTTGGATGTGCAAATGCCCAAACAAGAGGTCGCCGCGAATCGCTTAATGCACGAAACCGAAACTGAACAACCTGTTGTACCGCCGGCCCAGAGGATATCCCGTGCACCTAAGCAAAAGGTCTCAACACAACCAGTGGCTCAACAGCCCGAAGAAAATGAGTTTTACGTGGAAATTAACGGCGAACGGATCTACGATGAAGAAAAGGCGCTGGAGGTGACCGAAACGGCTCTGCACTTGGCGACTTCCAACCTGAGGAAGGGTATGGAAGGTGTCGAAAACATCAAGTATTTAACAATAGAAATCTAAAGAAATGAAAAGTATGAAAATGTTCATGTTGATAATTGGCCTCCTAATGGCCAGCATGGCACAGGCACAGATCTCGAAACTGGACCAGATTTTCGAGCAATACAAAGAGCAGAAGGGGGTTACTTCCATTAAGATCGGAAAGCCGATGTTCAAGATGCTCAATAAGATGAAACTGAATGATCACGATATCGAAACCATTAAACCGCTTTTGGGGAAAATTAACTCTATCAAGATGCTGATTTTCGAAGATGGTGGGACTTCGATCAAGGATCAGGTTAGTACGGCCATTGGCAGGCTCAATTACGAAGAGCTCATGGTTGTCAATTCCGATGGCAATAAAATCAAATTCCTCGCCGAAAAGGTTGATGGAGATTTTATAGACAATCTATTGCTGAGCATTACTTCCGATACCGATACGCTATTCCTGATCTTGGATGGGTCACTGAAATATGATGATATCAATAACCTTGTACAAACGAACTAATTCTTTAACCAATAAATAGAACCTTATGAAACGTTACATTGGATTACTACTCATAGCACTAAGTGTTTTCAGCTTACAGAGCTGCATGATCAAGCGTGGAGCGAATATGGATTTTGCCAAGGGGACCCATTTGGCCAAGGAAGCAGAAGTTGTTTCGATACGTGTGCCGGGGATCCTGATGAAGGCCTTTATTCGGAGTGAAATCAAAGAGCTACGGGAAGATGACCCAGCCTTGGCGATGGCGCTGAAGAAAATTAAGAAATTGAAATTTATGGCCGTATCTGGTGGTGGAAAGTCTGGCCTGCACAACAAATTCAATCAGTATCTAGCCGATAACAACTTCGAGGAATTAATGAGCCTGTACAGCGACGGATCTAAGATTTCGATCAACACCCGCACCAAGGGTGATCGCATCAAGCAAATTATGCTCGGGATTACGGATGAGGATGATCATGTCTTTGTAGATGTAAAATCAGATATCGATCTCAATGAGCTGAATGAATTGATTGCTCACTATGAGGAAGTGCAGGAAAAGAAATCACAGGAAAAAAGCACCGAACAATTGGAGGCGGAAGTTGTTGCAGGTGCGCATTGATTGGAAATAATTGTTAAACATATATAAAAAAGAAAGCCTGACTCGCTCGAGTCAGGCTTCTGTATTTTTAGCGCTTTCGAATTATTTAGCTAATTCTTCAGCCATTGCTTTTCCGATTTCAGCAGGGGATTCCACAACGCGGATTCCGCACTCGCGCATGATTGCCATTTTCGCAGCAGCTGTATCATCAGCACCACCAACGATTGCACCAGCGTGGCCCATACGGCGTCCCGGAGGCGCTGTTTGTCCGGCGATGAAACCAACAACTGGTTTCGTGCCGTTTTCTTTGATCCAACGTGCAGCTTCTGCTTCCATGCCACCACCGATTTCACCGATCATGATGATACCTTTGGTTTCTGGGTCGTTCATCAACAACTCAACAGCTTCTTTTGTCGTTGTACCGATAATAGGGTCTCCACCGATACCGATTGCCGTTGTGATACCTAATCCAGCTTTCACTGTTTGGTCAACCGCTTCGTACGTTAAAGTACCTGATTTGGAAACGACACCTACGCTACCTTTTTTGAAGATAAATCCTGGCATGATACCGATTTTTGCTTCTTCTGCCGTGATGATACCTGGACAGTTAGGACCGATTAAACGAGAGTTTTTGTCGCTCAAGTAAGATTTTACTTGAATCATGTCTTTAGTTGGGATACCTTCAGTGATACAAACGATCAACGCAATACCTGCCGCAGCAGCTTCCATGATCGCGTCAGCAGCAAATGCTGGCGGAACAAAAATAATAGATACATTCGCACCGGTAGCATCAACCGCATCTTGAACAGTGTTGAATACTGGGCGATCTAAGTGTGATTGTCCTCCTTTTCCTGGAGTAACACCACCTACTACGTTTGTACCGTACTCAATCATCTGAGATGCATGATAAGTACCTTCGTTTCCGGTAAAACCTTGAACGATTACTTTGGAATCTTTATTTACTAATACACTCATTTTTTCTTATTTTTTGCAACGCAAATCTACTATTTTGATATGACTTCTAAAAATCAGAGACGTAGGTATTTTGTTATTTTTTAATAAACTTTGTTTTGTTTACCAAATCCCACAAAACAATGCCCATTGTTACGGAAACATTAAAGGAGTGCTTGGTGCCAAATTGCGGGATTTCTAGCGTAAGATCCGACGCCGCTATAACGTCCTCATCTACGCCATGGACTTCATTTCCGAATACCAATGCATATTTCTTGCTGCTGTCCGGTTGGAAGGTTTCCAAGGATACACTGTTGCTGGTCTGCTCCACACTGATGATTTCATAGCCTTCCTCCTTCAACTGGGCAATCGCTTCGACACTATCCTTTACATGGCTCCAGGCCACGGATTGGGTAGCGCCAAGGGCAGTTTTCTCAATCTCCCGGTGTGGGGGTGTTGCAGTAATGCCACAGAGAACAATCTTTTCGATGGCAAAGGCATCACCTGTCCGAAAAGAGGAACCTACGTTGTGCATGCTGCGTACGTTGTCCAGAACCAACGCAATCGGCGTTTTATCCTGCGTTTTGAAAGTTTCTACATCAACTCGGTTCAGTTGATCCATCGATAATTTCTGCATATGCAAAGATAAACAATTCGAAATATTAAAAATGTTTTTGAATATTGGTTTTTGTATGTTATTTTTGCAGTCCGAAATTAAGAACAAAAAAGATTTAAAATTATTATAGCTAAGAGAAATGGCAAATCATAAATCGTCGATCAAAAGAATTAGAGCAAACGCTGCGAAGCGTCTAAGAAACCGTTACCAAGCGAAAACTACACGTAACGCAATCAAGAAATTACGTAACACTACTTCTGCGGAAGAAGCTAAAGAATTATTGCCACGCGTGGTATCTATGCTTGATCGTCTTGCAAAGAAGAACGTTATCCACAAGAAAAAAGCGTCTAACAACAAGTCTAAATTGACTAAATTCGTTAACAAGTTAGCGTAAGTTTAGCTTTTTCCTGAAAATATGTAGGGGATGTTTTTTAACATCCCCTTTCTTGTTTGGTGTCCAGTCATCTTATGTTCGCTCGACTAGTTTCTTTGGAATTATATTCCAATCCAGGTTTAAAGATGTAGATGAACATGGAATGGTTACCAACGAAATTGCCCCGATGCTTACGCTGCAGGTGCATTGACGCAACCTGAACCGTAATCATCGGGGCAATACTATTTAATCTCTTATTTATGGAAGTGGGAGCGAAAGTGAATTACTGGCTAACCACTTTGGGGATTATCTCTTCAAAATGGTATTCACCACCTCAGTCAATTTCCCTTCATTTTCTTTGTACGCCGATAGGTCGTATAATTCCACCTTCCTGAAATCGATCGGATGGCTTTCACTCTGCAGGTAGATGTAACCTTCCTTCAGCAGTTTGCCATCTTCTTTTTGCTTCGGATCTACGGGGCCAACATTTGCTCCGCCAATCTGCGGTTTATTATATTCCAGTACCACTTCACCTTCTACTATATGTTGGATCAAGGAATCTCCCAGCACCAGGAAATCCGCGGTTACCCATTGGTCGCCATGGTAGGTCTTCGATTTTGAACTTAGGCAGTGTGGGGTGAAGAGTTTATCCTTAATCACCACATTCGTGCCCGGTGTACATAAATTGGATGTCGTACGTTCATTCTTGCCATCTCCGCCCAACAACTGGCCCTCAATGGAAATCGGGAAATCCTGATCCTTTAACATGGTCTTGGGATCCTGTCCATGCAACATGGCTCCGCTATTGCTCCAAGCCCAGCCTTCACCACCCTTGGTCTGTTCGCCGACAAAGCGGTACTCCAAGCGGAGGATATAATAGCCGTAAGGCTTATTGAATGCCAAGTGACCATATTGTTGATTGAAATCATCATAACCATCATAACGCACCTTCAGGAGCCCATCCTCCACACGGAAAGTGTTTGCATAGTTGTCGCCTACCTCGTGCAAGCGGATCTTTGGCGTCCAGTCCTTGATATCCTTCCCATTGAACAGTTGGATCGGCTTGGGCGCTTCAGGCGCTTTAGTAGCGACCTGTGAAGTTGCAGAGCACGAGAATAAGGTGCCTAGGATGAGTGTGGCAATTGCTGATTTGATTTTCATATACATAGGTTTAGAGAAGTAAATTACGGTTCTTAACATATTCACTCGGGCGGACTCCGATCACTTTGTTAAAGGTGTTGCTAAACGTTGGTAGGCTATTGTACCCTACCCGTAACGCCACCTCGTTCACACTTAGCTTATCGTCAAGCAACAGTTTCAGGGAAGTCAGCATCCGCAATATGGTGAAGTATTGGATGTAGGACATGGCCAATTCTTTTTGGAATAACCGTGCCAATGTCCGTTCAGAAATATCGAAATGCTCTGCCAAGCTCTTGAAACTGATGTTCTCGGCGATGTTCTGCTCGAGGTAGGTGATAATCTGTTTCAGTTTTTCATTCTTCGGATACGGGAGAGCCAAAGGCAATTCCGTTTGGGAAAGCTCCGGCAGGATCAGTTTAAATGCTTTCGCAATGGAATAGCGCGGTTCTTCCTCCGGGAAAATATTGCCGTTCCAGCGGTTGGTGAACATAATCAGTTCGATCAATAGATCGTTCACCGGGTAGATGTTCACTTTATCGAAGAATGCCGTATCGGTACTGTATTTCGGGAAGTACAGATTTCGCATCACGACCTCTGGACTGCTGGGGTGGATACTGTGCTTGACATGTGGAGGAATCCAAATGTAATGCCTTGCAGGTAAAAAATACGATTTCTCTGCCGTTTTCAGGAAGACCACACCGCCCTCAGTATATAGGAATTGGCCCTTTTCATGTGAATGCTCGGTGACAGATTCGCCCATCACAGCATGATGACAGTAGATACTGTTGGCATACGTATCTACCTCTGTCATATAATATTTGTCAATATATTCCTTTTGCATTCAGATTAAGGAGTTAATGAGGCATAAATTTCCTGTTTTTTATTGATAAAAGCAAAGACTACAGGGGCATAACAAGCATTTATTAGCCTGTTCAAACCTTTATTTTTCCCATTCAGGCTAAATTTTCCAATTACCTCATATCAAGAGTAGGGATAAACTGGTTTAATCTCTTAAATTTACTGTGGATATTTTCCTGGAGAGGGGATGGTGCTGGATTTGAAGTGGAAACGGGATGTAAGTAACCGGTTACTTTTATTTTTGGGGTAAAAAGTAACTGGCGATTATGGATAATTTATTAACTAAAATATTGATTAATATTGCCCACTCTCTTTAGGAGATTTAAAATTTGATATCGTTATGATGGACAGAATACGCCTAGAAAGACTTAAGGAAAAAGTAATGACTGCCGAAGAGGCGGTGAAGTTGATTGAAGATGGCATGGTAGTAGGCTCCAGTGGATTTACCAAGGCTGGAGATAGCAAGGTGGTCCTTCCGGCACTTGCGGACTACGCAAAACAGGAAAATATAAAGATTACCCTGATGAGTGGGGCTTCCCTGGGTCATGGTACCGATGGGAAATTGGCTGAAGCCGGTGCGCTGAAGAAAAGGATGCCTTTTCAGGTCGACCCTATTCTAAGGAGCAAAATAAACAGCGGCGAAGTATTGTTTATCGATCAGCACCTGAGCGAGAGTGCTGAATTGCTGCACAACAAAAACCTTCCAGATGTAGATATTGCCGTGCTGGAGGTCGCTTACATCGACCGCGATGGCAGTATTGTTCCGACGACCTCCGTTGGTAATTCTGTAACCTTTGCCGCCTTAGCGAAAAAGGTGATCCTGGAGATCAATACCTCCGTACATGAAAATGTGTATGGGATCCATGATATCTATCAAGCGGAAGATTATCCACATCGGAATGTAATTCCTATCGTAGCGCCTTGGAATAAAATCGGACGTAAAACCATCCCGTTGAATCCGGATAAGGTTGCAGCGATCGTCTTTACGAACGTACAGGATAGCCCGGCCGATATTGCACCTCCTGATGAGAAAACTACGAATATTGCGAAGCACATCTTGCATTTCTTCGAAGAAGAGGTGCGATTGGGTCACTTGTCAGATCGTTTGTTGCCTATACAGGCGGGTATCGGAAAGGTTGCGAATGCGGTTCTAACAGGTTTCCTGCACAGTAATTTTTATGACCTGACCATGTTCTCCGAAGTACTTCAGGATTCGGCCTTTGACCTTATGGACGCCGGTAAATTGAGCTTCGCTTCGGCGTCTTCAGTAACCGTCTCTAAGGAATGCTATGACGGGGTCTTCAACAACCTGCAGCAATATAGGGATCGCTTTGTCCTGCGTCCACAGAACATTTCCAATACGCCGGGACTTATCCGTCGTTTGGGTATTATCGCGATCAATACAGCGATTGAGTTTGATATCTATGGAAATGTCAATTCCACCCACATTGGGGGAACCAAGATCATGAACGGTATCGGCGGTTCCGGCGACTTCGCCAGAAATGCCTATTTAAGTATCTTCGTGACCCAGGCGGCATCCAAGGACAATAAGATTTCACATATCCTTCCGATGGTTTCCCATACCGACCATACGGAACATGATGTCGATATTTTGGTTACCGATATCGGTCTGGCGGATCTACGAGGTTTGGCACCACGCGAACGTGCGCAGAAGATCATCGATAATTGTGTGCATCCGGACTACCGCGGGGAGCTGCAATCCTATTTCGACCGTGCCTGCGAACGTGGCGGCCATACACCACATCTGTTGGAGGAAGCATTCAGTTGGCATATTCGTTTCAATGAAACGGGGAGCATGAAAAAAGCTTAATATTTATTTTTCTTATTTAAATTGCAAAAAGCTTAGGGGTGACCCTAAGCTTTTTTTATGCGAAAGGGCTATCTTCCTTTCGGAAAATAGCCCTTTACAGATCGAATATAAAATTATCTATTTCTTCCTGGCAAGTAGATCTGGAAACCTACGGCCACACCCAATCCCGATTGTTTATCAGATTGTGCGTTGATGTTCGCTTTGGAATAGTTGTAACCCGCTGTTACTTCCAACGCTACTGTTTGCGTAATGAAGTGTGCATAACCGGCATTTAAACCTAAGTTTAATGCCACATCGTCACCGGCAGAACTACCACCGATACCGATATCGCCCTGTCCGAAGAAACGGCCCGTTGCACTCGCTCCTCCTGGGAAGTAATAACGTACGAATGGTGCAATACCATATCCCCATACATTATCGGCGTCTGCATCCGATGTCCTAAATCCCAAATTCGCCTGTGCACCGATCGCGACACCATCCGAGATAAAATATCCCGCTCTTGGGTTCACCTGGATATTGAAAGATTCAGATTCAAAGCTATAACCTAAACTTCCAATGGATCCACCAACCATCCAGTTGCCCTGTTTGATAGGCTCCATACCAACATCTGCTGAGGATTGCGGCACGGTATTGATTTGTTGAGCTGAACTATACGTTAAGCAGCCTGCTGTTAAAGCTAAAGTTAGTAGTAAATTTTTCATGTTATTTCTTGTTTATTATTTGAATAACAAAAAAACCTTAAAAATGTTTCATTTTTAACATATTATATAGACGAAAAACCCCAAGATCCGATGACGGTTTGGGGTTGTAAATGATTTTATTTTCGTATTCCGCTAATGGATATACGGAGACGTAATATTGCGTTTCTGAATATAGAAGTCCAATGCTTTCTGCGCTTCAAACGGTCTATCGGTAGATAGGATATCAGCGCCATTCACGATATAATCTGCATAGACTTGGTAGCCGGCACGCTCGGCAGCACGGTCCAAGTTACCAATCGTGCCGAGAATGGATTTTATGCCATGCTGGCGCAACAGCGAATAGGTAGAGGAATCGGGTTGCCGTGTTCCTACAAATGCAACTAAGCGATTGTCCGGGATGCCAAGGTCATTCAGGCGGGTCAGGTCATCCGATTTCCTGATGGAAGCTGAGATCATCAGATCCGGAGCCAGCTTATTGACAACTTCTGCCTGGTTTGCGGAATAGGTAATAATGATGCTATTTGATTCTGCTTTGGTTTTGCGGATGGCCTCGATTACTTTTTCGTAAGTTACAGATTTCTTGACGTCCAACGTATAGATCACACGTCCGATTCCCCAAGTTAGGGCTTCTTCGAGCGTAGGGATCTTATAACGCGTTTCTTCGCCATCGATATCTTTCAGGTGTAATTCCAATAATTCAGCGTAGGTCTTTTTTGATAACTTTCCTTTCCCTGTTGTCGTCCGATCCAACGTCTCATCATGCATTAGGACAAGGACGGAATCTTTGGTCATGGCGATATCACATTCGATGATCGCTGGCATCTTACTGGCAACTTCAGCAAATGTCTGAATGGCATTCTCGGGAAATCCTTTACCTGGACCGCCTCGGTGCGCACTGACCAAAGGGTAGGAGCCTTCCGCATAGGTCAGGAATTCGTACAGTTCATCCACAGTCTTTAATTTAAAGACCTCATCCACCTGAGGAACCTCTTCTACGGCATTGCCCGTACTGGTTCGGAAACAGGAAAAACTGAGGATGCTCCCGAACAATAGCAATAAGCAGGAGATGGAAATGTTTTTATTCATGGAATATTATCTTTTTAATAAGTTCACCAATTCTTCGAGTGGGGTGTTGATCTGGTCGACGATGATGCTGGAACGTTCATAAAATGGTGCCCGTTCTGCCAGTTTGGTTTCAATGAAAGCCAAAAGGTCGTCACCGGTCATTCCCTTGAGCCCTGGTCTTTTGTTGACATCTGAATTGCTCAACCGGTTCCAGAGCGATTTGGGGCTGTGCTTCAGGTAAAGGACGGTACCATGCTCGAGTAGCCAATCCATATTGTCGAAATAGCAAGGGGTCCCACCTCCAGTGGAGATAACGCCTGTTTTTCCGAGCTGTTGCTGCATAATTTCGCGCTCTACCGTGCGAAAGCGATCCTCGCCGTGCAGGGCAAAGTATTCCGGGATACTCATCCCGATGTGCTTCACGATCTCGTGGTCCAGATCAAGAAAGGGAAGTCCCATGGCGTTCGCCAGTTTCTTACCCCAAGTTGTCTTTCCACTCCCCATAAAGCCAACAAGAAAAATCGGTCGCTCCATTACTGTACCTTATCTAGATAGGTGTTGATCAATTCGTGCTTGCTCGGGAAATTGTATGCCGACCACTTCTTTACCACGGTGCCATTCAGCATCAATACAAGCCCTGGATTGGAGCGTACCATGCTCTTTAAAGGAACGGCATCCACGTAGAAAGTTTCCAGGACCAAGTCCATCTGGTCGTTCAGGTAATTCACCTCATCGGCAGACGATGCGGTCGCGAGGATGGCGCGTAAGTTATAGTCCGCCGAAAGATCTCTGATGGTGGAGTTGATCCGATCCAATGCCGCCAGATCCAATGGTGACATCTTTTTCAGGTCGGTACTCACTACGATGAAGTTGTAATATGGGTTTTCAATGATTTCCTGCGTGCGGTCTGTGCCGTCCATATCGGTAATGATCAAATCTGGGATCTTCAGCTCAAATCCTTTCTTTACCAATTTTGATTTAGGCTCACCGACCACTTCCCAATTTTCATCTTCCCAAAGTTTTTGACCCATGTATTCCTTATCGGTAACCGTTTTGGTTTCATTGGTCGTTTTATTCTTTAATTCATAGATGTGCTCATAAACATCAGGCTGTGCACCTTCAGGAACTTTCATGAGCTCAGGAAGGTTATTTCCCTCCTTGTACGGAAGGAAATCGATAAAAGGTAAGAAGTAGTACGTGTAGATCCCAATTCCAAAGGAGGCAATGATTATGAACGTCGCCAATAAGTTGAGCGTGAAGGCGCTCTTGATCCATGGACGGATTTCAGCACGTTTCACGAAAATATACACGATCAAAACCAGCAGCACAAGATCCTTCAGGAACGATTGCCAAGGGGTCAGCGGAATGGCATCGCCAAAACAACCACATGATTTTACGACCTCAAAGAATGCGGAATAGAAAGTCAGGAAAGTGAAGAAAATGATCAACAGCAGCAATCCCCAGGCTACTTTCCGACCCGCGATGCCCAAAATCAATAATCCGCCGAGAATAATTTCTACAGCACAGAGGAAAATGGCAATCCATGTCGCATAATCATGTAGGAAACCCAAATTCAGGACATGGAAATATTCCTGCAACTTAT is a genomic window containing:
- a CDS encoding DUF4252 domain-containing protein; amino-acid sequence: MKRYIGLLLIALSVFSLQSCMIKRGANMDFAKGTHLAKEAEVVSIRVPGILMKAFIRSEIKELREDDPALAMALKKIKKLKFMAVSGGGKSGLHNKFNQYLADNNFEELMSLYSDGSKISINTRTKGDRIKQIMLGITDEDDHVFVDVKSDIDLNELNELIAHYEEVQEKKSQEKSTEQLEAEVVAGAH
- a CDS encoding DUF4252 domain-containing protein, with product MKSMKMFMLIIGLLMASMAQAQISKLDQIFEQYKEQKGVTSIKIGKPMFKMLNKMKLNDHDIETIKPLLGKINSIKMLIFEDGGTSIKDQVSTAIGRLNYEELMVVNSDGNKIKFLAEKVDGDFIDNLLLSITSDTDTLFLILDGSLKYDDINNLVQTN
- a CDS encoding RNA polymerase sigma factor gives rise to the protein MMNQETFKATVFVLKDKLYRFANRFLEHQEDAYDLVQEVMLKLWEQRGQLTQLKSVEGFAMQMVRNMAYNRIDRLGRQAKYLSQLPPDIQREEYPSLTRELVLKMIDALPEKQRLVMYLRDIEEYEVADIAELTNLEENAVRVNLSRARNTVKVNLTKVFDYEKRRIG
- the rpsT gene encoding 30S ribosomal protein S20, whose amino-acid sequence is MANHKSSIKRIRANAAKRLRNRYQAKTTRNAIKKLRNTTSAEEAKELLPRVVSMLDRLAKKNVIHKKKASNNKSKLTKFVNKLA
- a CDS encoding CocE/NonD family hydrolase, with product MKKLLTLCLLFFFAMMQSWAQQDNADYVKANYDKIEQYITMRDGTRLFTSIYMPKDKSKSYPILLNRTPYTVAPYGADKFKQSLGNFPEMMKKGYIFVYQDVRGKWMSEGTFDDIRPTKTKENGHKIDESTDTYDTIDWLVKNLKNNNGKVGMYGISYPGFYSTASLIDSHPALKAVSPQAPVTDWFIGDDFRHGGALFLTDAFRFMYIFDAPRPKPITNEEGPKGFTLPSKDLYKFFMDNPTLSGLKNDYLSHTVKFWNNLEKHTTRDTFWMARTITEHLNAVKPAVMVVGGLFDAEDTYGAFETYKQIEQRNKKNNSILVMGPWYHGGWVRSEGDSFGDIRFGQKTSLEYQQRFELPFFEYYLKGEGKFDPAEATVFITGSNEWTSFDAWPVKNVKEKSFYLSAEGRLCDAPQDGTDSHVEYTSDPNKPVPFQEGTIVDRTREYMIADQRFVANRPDVLVFETDPLPEDLTMVGPIMADLHVSMTGTDADFIVKVIDVYPDSSSATSAIDEKIVMPNYQMLVRGDVLRGKFRNSFSKPEAFTPNEITPVKVTLPDVAHTFKKGHRVMVQIQHTWFPLVDRNPNQFMDIFKAKKEDFIKNTHRLYFDKAHPSKLTFSQL
- the sucD gene encoding succinate--CoA ligase subunit alpha yields the protein MSVLVNKDSKVIVQGFTGNEGTYHASQMIEYGTNVVGGVTPGKGGQSHLDRPVFNTVQDAVDATGANVSIIFVPPAFAADAIMEAAAAGIALIVCITEGIPTKDMIQVKSYLSDKNSRLIGPNCPGIITAEEAKIGIMPGFIFKKGSVGVVSKSGTLTYEAVDQTVKAGLGITTAIGIGGDPIIGTTTKEAVELLMNDPETKGIIMIGEIGGGMEAEAARWIKENGTKPVVGFIAGQTAPPGRRMGHAGAIVGGADDTAAAKMAIMRECGIRVVESPAEIGKAMAEELAK
- a CDS encoding DinB family protein; its protein translation is MMSIKEGFLVELERETNNTKRILDRLKDEDLNFKPHEKSMALGELAGHVVELHNWVSGALTRNDFNLATDYTPFRPSTVAELKSALEEGYKKNEQTLDQFPEEEWFTKWTMRVDNYVIGEMPKLGALRFVITNHLIHHRGQLVVYLRLLDIPVPGLYGPSADEQK
- a CDS encoding AraC family transcriptional regulator, with translation MTEVDTYANSIYCHHAVMGESVTEHSHEKGQFLYTEGGVVFLKTAEKSYFLPARHYIWIPPHVKHSIHPSSPEVVMRNLYFPKYSTDTAFFDKVNIYPVNDLLIELIMFTNRWNGNIFPEEEPRYSIAKAFKLILPELSQTELPLALPYPKNEKLKQIITYLEQNIAENISFKSLAEHFDISERTLARLFQKELAMSYIQYFTILRMLTSLKLLLDDKLSVNEVALRVGYNSLPTFSNTFNKVIGVRPSEYVKNRNLLL
- a CDS encoding RNA methyltransferase, yielding MQKLSMDQLNRVDVETFKTQDKTPIALVLDNVRSMHNVGSSFRTGDAFAIEKIVLCGITATPPHREIEKTALGATQSVAWSHVKDSVEAIAQLKEEGYEIISVEQTSNSVSLETFQPDSSKKYALVFGNEVHGVDEDVIAASDLTLEIPQFGTKHSFNVSVTMGIVLWDLVNKTKFIKK
- a CDS encoding 3-keto-disaccharide hydrolase produces the protein MKIKSAIATLILGTLFSCSATSQVATKAPEAPKPIQLFNGKDIKDWTPKIRLHEVGDNYANTFRVEDGLLKVRYDGYDDFNQQYGHLAFNKPYGYYILRLEYRFVGEQTKGGEGWAWSNSGAMLHGQDPKTMLKDQDFPISIEGQLLGGDGKNERTTSNLCTPGTNVVIKDKLFTPHCLSSKSKTYHGDQWVTADFLVLGDSLIQHIVEGEVVLEYNKPQIGGANVGPVDPKQKEDGKLLKEGYIYLQSESHPIDFRKVELYDLSAYKENEGKLTEVVNTILKR